A single region of the Streptomyces sp. NBC_00425 genome encodes:
- a CDS encoding polyketide synthase, with amino-acid sequence MAAYLCPPAVIHGEHTVRTSQIVAEVRDRHPHAPWAPRIDGIAASTGIETRGWMLPLETAVAPGDGGGLRTCGVGPAQEALARDGFSPQDVDRVIAALEAIPAPQTVQERTAPAWEAVQSYGERAARGALQIAGLDAADVDCLITSHSTTPALPGLDLALSNRLGLRNDTMLLPATQWACVAGTRSLALAADLVAADPDRVVLVVISEALSTTYQPADDTLESLIVRLLFADTAVAAVVTGRPRHESVLRLDAAWHHTLPGTQDLHRLETRADGAHFVMDRRGPRAVQETVTAMWEWLRVRYEDAPDAWHPDVLLAHPGGTRVLEYMEQTMPDTWPSGLLDHSRESYTSGNRGGAAVFDILRRAHDAGQKSGDRAVLYAAAPGLTATALEGEWL; translated from the coding sequence ATGGCCGCTTACCTCTGTCCCCCTGCCGTGATCCACGGCGAGCACACTGTGCGGACCAGCCAGATCGTGGCGGAGGTCCGCGACCGGCACCCGCACGCGCCGTGGGCCCCGCGGATCGACGGCATCGCCGCAAGCACGGGCATAGAGACCCGTGGCTGGATGCTGCCGCTGGAGACCGCCGTCGCGCCCGGCGACGGCGGCGGCCTGCGGACCTGCGGTGTCGGACCCGCCCAAGAGGCGCTGGCACGCGACGGGTTCAGCCCGCAGGACGTGGACCGCGTGATCGCAGCCCTCGAAGCGATACCCGCGCCGCAGACCGTCCAGGAGCGCACCGCGCCGGCCTGGGAGGCCGTGCAGTCCTACGGGGAGCGCGCGGCCCGCGGGGCCCTGCAGATCGCCGGCCTGGACGCCGCGGACGTCGACTGCCTGATCACCAGTCACTCCACCACCCCGGCGCTGCCGGGTCTGGATCTCGCCCTGTCCAACAGGCTCGGGCTCCGCAACGACACGATGCTGCTGCCGGCCACGCAGTGGGCCTGTGTCGCGGGGACCCGCTCCCTGGCGCTGGCGGCGGACCTCGTGGCCGCGGACCCCGACCGCGTGGTCCTGGTCGTGATCTCGGAGGCGCTGAGCACGACCTACCAGCCCGCGGACGACACCCTGGAGTCCCTGATCGTCCGGCTGCTGTTCGCGGACACCGCGGTAGCTGCGGTGGTCACGGGCCGCCCGAGGCACGAGTCGGTGCTGAGGCTCGACGCCGCCTGGCATCACACCCTGCCCGGCACCCAGGACCTGCACCGCCTGGAGACGCGGGCCGACGGCGCCCACTTCGTGATGGACCGCCGCGGGCCGCGCGCCGTGCAGGAGACGGTCACCGCGATGTGGGAGTGGCTGCGCGTCCGCTACGAGGACGCCCCCGACGCCTGGCACCCCGACGTGCTGCTGGCGCACCCCGGCGGGACCCGGGTGCTGGAGTACATGGAGCAGACGATGCCCGACACCTGGCCGTCGGGTCTGCTGGACCACAGCCGGGAGAGTTACACCAGCGGCAACCGCGGAGGCGCCGCCGTCTTCGACATCCTGAGGCGGGCGCACGACGCCGGCCAGAAGTCGGGCGATCGCGCCGTCCTGTACGCGGCGGCGCCGGGACTCACCGCCACCGCCCTGGAAGGGGAGTGGCTGTAG
- a CDS encoding peptidylprolyl isomerase, whose amino-acid sequence MAVPTSQGPLPLRLDRAKAPCTVQSFVHLARHRFYDRTVCHRLTAYPTLKVLQCGDPTGTGEGGPGYQYKDELPVDLPPAPSDPTGVRRLYGRGVLAMANAGPNTNGSQFFVVYGDSALRPNYTVFGTVGAAGLKTLDKIAAGGIEPTTQDPAPVDGIPVLRTELLGVRPSCRP is encoded by the coding sequence ATGGCTGTCCCGACCAGCCAGGGCCCGCTCCCGCTGCGTCTGGACCGGGCGAAGGCGCCGTGCACGGTCCAGAGCTTCGTGCACCTGGCGCGGCACCGGTTCTACGACCGTACGGTGTGCCATCGGCTGACGGCGTATCCGACGCTGAAGGTCCTGCAGTGTGGCGACCCGACCGGCACTGGCGAGGGTGGGCCGGGGTACCAGTACAAGGATGAGCTGCCGGTGGACCTGCCGCCGGCACCGAGCGATCCGACCGGCGTCCGTCGCCTCTACGGGCGCGGTGTGCTGGCGATGGCCAACGCCGGGCCGAACACGAACGGTTCGCAGTTCTTCGTCGTCTACGGCGACTCCGCACTGCGACCCAACTACACGGTGTTCGGTACCGTCGGTGCCGCCGGCCTGAAGACGCTCGACAAGATCGCTGCCGGTGGTATCGAGCCAACTACGCAGGACCCGGCCCCTGTCGACGGCATACCCGTGCTGCGGACCGAGCTGCTCGGCGTCCGGCCGTCCTGCCGGCCCTGA
- a CDS encoding CGNR zinc finger domain-containing protein, with product MDASATTEPAAPPAPGEEQHPALALVNSTVALTGGRFADYLGTPSGADRWLAAHDLAPADAGLQEFCAGRLRSLREQVRTLFASRVAALPAPPTALTAVNDALTGAPAAPLLRWDERSGFHRATPHPTDRIVDHALAALAADAADLLTGADAERLTACGSTPCTRYLLRHGRRHWCSTRCGDRARAARAYARRTRPESTG from the coding sequence CCGAACCCGCCGCACCGCCTGCGCCGGGCGAGGAACAGCACCCGGCCCTGGCCCTCGTCAACAGCACCGTCGCGCTGACCGGCGGCCGGTTCGCCGACTACCTCGGCACGCCCTCCGGGGCCGACCGGTGGCTCGCGGCTCACGACCTCGCACCGGCGGACGCCGGACTGCAGGAGTTCTGCGCCGGGCGACTGCGCTCCCTGCGGGAGCAGGTCCGCACCCTGTTCGCCTCGCGCGTCGCCGCGCTCCCGGCCCCGCCCACCGCCCTGACCGCCGTCAACGACGCCCTGACCGGGGCGCCGGCCGCCCCGCTCCTGCGGTGGGACGAGCGCAGCGGCTTCCACCGCGCGACCCCGCACCCCACGGACCGGATCGTCGACCACGCCCTCGCGGCCCTCGCCGCCGACGCCGCAGATCTGCTCACCGGAGCCGACGCCGAGCGCCTCACCGCCTGCGGCTCCACCCCCTGCACCCGCTACCTGCTGCGCCACGGCCGCCGCCACTGGTGTTCGACCCGATGCGGCGACCGCGCCCGCGCGGCCCGCGCCTACGCACGCCGCACCCGGCCGGAGAGCACCGGCTGA
- a CDS encoding DUF6243 family protein: protein MSKNINNPVGMGGGQRKKLSRAERQNNGPHRNLDRQGAADQKAELVRKMREKAGAAEGAGQTGDNTAQS, encoded by the coding sequence GTGAGCAAGAACATCAACAACCCCGTGGGCATGGGCGGCGGCCAGCGCAAGAAGCTGTCCCGCGCCGAACGGCAGAACAACGGTCCGCACCGCAACCTCGACCGCCAGGGTGCCGCCGACCAGAAGGCGGAGCTGGTGCGCAAGATGCGCGAGAAGGCGGGCGCAGCCGAGGGTGCCGGGCAGACGGGCGACAACACCGCACAGAGCTGA
- a CDS encoding M4 family metallopeptidase, with amino-acid sequence MTSERRVNCAIPPYILEDLLESDDPEVRKAALNTLLTTARLRGARTVLAAFPGAATPGNGRRTVFDCRNGTDFAFAVLARSEDGPPSSDGAANRAFDALGRTREFFQQVFARNSIDGQGMRLDGYIHYDEKYNNAFWDGREMCFGDGDGIIFSDLTGSISVIAHELAHGVTEHTAGLVYRDQSGALNESISDVFGTLVEQWTLNQTADQADWLIGREVFTPMVQMDALRSLKAPGHAWERDPQPDHMSNYVHTSSDHGGVHTNSGIPNKAFYLTAAAIGGPAWKAPGMIWYESLKASNSETRFQEFADTTYQKAGDLYEVGGLQQQAVLGAWQQVGITVTGVPAGIAKEQGRLVDESSDAGQQDSVAAVARRVQALAGQVQELSNDVATLKGRVTSAR; translated from the coding sequence ATGACCAGCGAACGTCGAGTGAACTGCGCGATTCCCCCGTATATCCTCGAGGACCTTCTGGAAAGCGATGATCCTGAGGTGCGGAAGGCAGCTCTGAACACCCTGCTCACCACTGCCCGCCTGAGGGGCGCGCGGACGGTTCTGGCAGCCTTCCCCGGCGCCGCCACGCCCGGGAACGGGCGCAGGACAGTCTTCGACTGCCGAAACGGCACGGATTTCGCCTTCGCGGTACTGGCCCGGTCCGAGGACGGGCCGCCGTCATCGGACGGCGCCGCCAACCGGGCGTTCGACGCCCTCGGCAGGACTCGAGAATTCTTCCAGCAAGTGTTCGCCCGGAACTCCATCGATGGCCAAGGGATGCGGCTGGACGGCTACATTCACTACGACGAGAAGTACAACAACGCCTTCTGGGACGGGCGGGAAATGTGCTTCGGCGACGGTGACGGAATCATCTTCTCAGATCTCACGGGCTCGATTTCCGTGATCGCCCACGAATTGGCGCACGGAGTGACCGAGCACACCGCGGGACTCGTGTATCGCGACCAGTCCGGGGCTCTGAACGAGTCCATTTCCGACGTGTTCGGGACGCTGGTCGAGCAATGGACGCTGAATCAGACGGCCGATCAGGCGGACTGGCTGATCGGCCGCGAGGTCTTCACACCCATGGTCCAGATGGACGCTCTGCGATCATTGAAGGCCCCTGGGCACGCCTGGGAACGGGACCCTCAGCCTGACCACATGTCGAACTACGTCCACACGTCGAGCGACCACGGTGGGGTGCACACCAACTCCGGAATCCCGAACAAAGCCTTCTACCTGACGGCGGCAGCCATCGGCGGACCTGCGTGGAAGGCTCCGGGAATGATCTGGTACGAATCACTCAAGGCGTCCAACAGCGAGACGCGGTTCCAGGAATTCGCCGATACCACCTACCAGAAGGCAGGGGATCTCTACGAAGTCGGCGGCCTCCAGCAACAGGCCGTACTGGGCGCGTGGCAGCAGGTGGGCATCACCGTCACCGGGGTGCCGGCCGGGATCGCGAAGGAACAGGGCCGCCTGGTCGACGAGAGCAGTGACGCGGGCCAGCAGGATTCCGTGGCGGCAGTGGCCAGGCGGGTTCAGGCTCTTGCAGGCCAGGTCCAGGAACTGAGCAACGACGTGGCCACGCTGAAGGGACGTGTGACCAGCGCCCGTTGA
- a CDS encoding MFS transporter: MALAAVNGASSSCYQPAAQALLPQTVPAEARRAALALSRIAGSSAAIVGASLGGLLVVAVGPGWGLTVDALSFALAAVPFALVRVKAAPPSPRAGIVHELRVGWREFTSRTWVCVIVVAFCFLNAGVTASFTVLGPAVADTTGIGRTGWGLAVAASSLGAVAGGVLSLSWRPRRAILVGCALMGLMARPPLLLALAPHTWLLVIANFVAGLGAVAAAPAFLWR; encoded by the coding sequence ATGGCGCTCGCCGCGGTCAACGGGGCGTCGAGTTCCTGCTACCAACCCGCCGCCCAGGCCCTGCTGCCCCAGACCGTGCCGGCCGAGGCCCGCCGCGCCGCCCTCGCGCTCTCCCGGATCGCGGGCAGCAGCGCGGCGATCGTCGGCGCCTCGCTGGGCGGCCTCCTGGTCGTCGCGGTCGGCCCCGGCTGGGGCCTGACCGTCGACGCCCTCAGCTTCGCGCTCGCCGCCGTGCCCTTCGCGCTGGTCCGCGTGAAGGCCGCGCCGCCCTCGCCCAGGGCCGGCATCGTGCACGAACTGCGCGTCGGCTGGCGTGAGTTCACCTCGCGCACCTGGGTGTGCGTGATCGTGGTGGCCTTCTGCTTCCTCAACGCCGGCGTCACCGCCTCGTTCACCGTGCTGGGCCCGGCCGTCGCCGACACCACCGGAATCGGCCGCACCGGCTGGGGCCTGGCCGTCGCCGCGTCCTCGCTCGGGGCGGTCGCCGGCGGCGTGCTGTCGCTGAGCTGGCGGCCCCGGCGGGCGATCCTGGTCGGCTGCGCGCTGATGGGCCTGATGGCGAGGCCCCCGCTGCTGCTCGCGCTCGCCCCGCACACCTGGCTGCTGGTGATCGCGAACTTCGTGGCGGGCCTGGGCGCCGTGGCAGCCGCTCCCGCTTTCCTCTGGCGATGA
- a CDS encoding ATP-binding SpoIIE family protein phosphatase, which produces MDSTPSPSSSSPFDLLSSALGRYSSRGGPAAAAGSAGAQGGHAPRPQPPDDPAADRQDQILGVVSLDGDLRITRCNLEAAVFTGLDAAVGRPFADLLPPGDVPTVTRRLRQVLDIGEAHVARIQRLRRHDGSELVVSMSILPAAAPQHGLTVSLIAMARRLHLYAAETAIGTSLDIGETAQSLAESLLAWGDVAAVDLDFAVWTGEGVTEHAQGRIRLRRAALVPDRVWPAGYTTPGDDLPNDASRLLAQAVRRDDAPQAIVIPDREAVERLLGSPRVIRALVPGDRSASVACIPLVLDGRPPVVLGVAEVWRRADCPFRDSELFDLQELVARTAHHVDLARQHHREHTQVLALQRRLLPRTSGHTMEIASVYQPATPDSAGVGGDWVNSFPLPDGRTALVVGDVVGHGLGAAATMGQLSMEARALLSAGLAPDEVLEHLDETVTLLDDADSGLAAGYSALGSTCCIALYDPVGHHVTLSSAGHLPPVLVLPNGRAGPLAVTPHPGLGAEFALREPFDVHTFDAPPGSLLALYTDGLVEDPALSIDEGIGRLADTMSAVHPWDALQQAARHLVATLAPVRRRDDVTLLLVRTIGYRKEDTATWRLPARDDAPARARAHVDTLLRRWHTRDDIRDDVTLLVGELVTNAVRFATGPVTVRLIRAGDGLLCEVGDTGNGRPRLSRGGLLDDGGRGLHIVHRLTTRWGVRWTDTGKVVWAEVAR; this is translated from the coding sequence ATGGACTCCACGCCGTCGCCCTCGTCCTCATCCCCGTTCGACCTGCTCAGCAGCGCCCTGGGACGCTACTCCTCGCGCGGTGGCCCGGCAGCGGCCGCAGGATCGGCCGGCGCGCAGGGCGGCCATGCCCCCCGCCCGCAGCCGCCGGACGACCCGGCAGCCGACCGCCAGGACCAGATCCTCGGCGTGGTGAGCCTGGACGGGGATCTGCGGATCACCCGCTGCAATCTCGAAGCCGCCGTGTTCACGGGTCTGGACGCCGCGGTCGGACGCCCGTTCGCGGATCTCCTGCCCCCGGGGGACGTGCCCACGGTCACCCGGCGGTTGCGGCAGGTCCTGGACATAGGTGAGGCGCACGTCGCCCGCATCCAGCGTCTGCGGCGCCACGACGGGTCGGAGCTGGTGGTCTCCATGAGCATCCTCCCCGCGGCGGCGCCCCAGCACGGGCTGACCGTCTCCTTGATCGCCATGGCCAGGCGGCTGCACCTGTACGCCGCCGAGACCGCGATCGGCACCTCGCTCGACATCGGCGAGACCGCGCAGTCACTGGCGGAGTCCCTGCTGGCGTGGGGAGACGTGGCCGCCGTCGACCTCGACTTCGCCGTGTGGACGGGCGAGGGGGTCACCGAGCACGCACAGGGGCGCATCCGGCTGCGGCGGGCGGCCCTGGTGCCGGACCGGGTGTGGCCCGCGGGGTACACGACTCCCGGCGACGATCTTCCGAACGACGCGAGCCGCCTCCTGGCGCAGGCGGTGCGACGGGACGACGCGCCGCAGGCCATCGTCATACCGGACCGGGAGGCGGTGGAGCGGCTGCTCGGCAGTCCCCGGGTGATCCGGGCCCTGGTGCCGGGCGACCGCTCGGCGAGTGTGGCGTGCATACCGCTGGTCCTGGACGGCAGGCCGCCCGTCGTGCTGGGCGTGGCGGAGGTCTGGCGGCGGGCGGACTGCCCCTTCCGCGACAGCGAGCTGTTCGACCTGCAGGAACTCGTGGCCAGGACCGCCCATCACGTCGACCTGGCCCGTCAGCACCACCGCGAGCACACCCAGGTGCTGGCGCTGCAGCGCAGGCTGTTGCCCCGGACGAGCGGCCACACCATGGAGATCGCCAGCGTCTACCAGCCCGCCACCCCCGACAGCGCGGGCGTCGGCGGCGACTGGGTGAACAGCTTTCCGCTGCCCGACGGGCGTACCGCGCTGGTGGTCGGAGACGTCGTCGGGCACGGCCTGGGGGCCGCGGCGACCATGGGCCAGCTGAGCATGGAGGCACGCGCCCTGCTGTCCGCAGGGCTGGCGCCCGACGAGGTGCTGGAGCACCTGGACGAGACCGTGACCTTGCTGGACGACGCGGATTCCGGGCTCGCGGCCGGCTACAGCGCCCTCGGCTCCACCTGCTGCATCGCCCTCTACGACCCGGTCGGCCACCACGTGACGCTCTCCAGCGCCGGCCATCTCCCGCCGGTCCTGGTGCTCCCGAACGGCCGGGCGGGCCCGCTCGCGGTCACCCCTCACCCCGGCCTCGGCGCCGAGTTCGCGCTGCGGGAGCCGTTCGACGTCCACACGTTCGACGCACCCCCGGGTTCCCTGCTCGCCCTCTACACCGACGGCCTGGTGGAGGACCCGGCCCTGTCGATCGACGAGGGGATCGGCAGGCTGGCCGACACCATGTCCGCGGTGCATCCGTGGGACGCCCTGCAACAGGCCGCCCGGCACCTCGTCGCCACGCTGGCGCCCGTGCGCAGGCGCGACGACGTGACGCTGCTGCTCGTGCGCACGATCGGCTACCGCAAGGAGGACACCGCGACCTGGCGGCTGCCCGCCCGCGACGACGCGCCCGCCCGGGCCCGCGCGCACGTCGACACGCTGCTGCGGCGATGGCACACCAGGGACGACATCCGGGACGACGTGACACTGCTCGTCGGCGAGCTGGTGACGAACGCCGTGCGGTTCGCCACGGGCCCCGTCACGGTACGCCTGATCAGGGCCGGTGACGGCCTGCTGTGCGAGGTGGGCGACACCGGCAACGGCAGGCCGCGTCTGAGCCGGGGCGGTCTCCTCGACGACGGCGGGCGCGGACTGCACATCGTGCACCGGCTCACCACCCGGTGGGGGGTGCGGTGGACGGACACCGGCAAGGTGGTCTGGGCGGAAGTCGCGAGGTGA
- a CDS encoding MFS transporter — protein sequence MSAAPVPMRHRPFRHLFIGTTANLLGNGAAPIALAFAVLDATGSVGSLGLVVGAHSLTGIVFLLYGGVLADLLPRGRLLVGSSVVSAASQAVVAALVLTHHAAIPC from the coding sequence ATGTCAGCCGCCCCGGTGCCCATGCGCCACCGCCCGTTCCGTCACCTCTTCATCGGTACGACGGCCAATCTGCTCGGCAACGGAGCGGCGCCGATCGCCCTGGCTTTCGCCGTGCTCGACGCCACCGGCTCGGTCGGCTCGCTCGGGTTGGTGGTCGGCGCCCACTCCCTCACCGGCATCGTCTTCCTGCTGTACGGCGGGGTGTTGGCGGACCTGCTGCCGCGCGGCCGGCTGCTGGTCGGCAGCAGCGTGGTCAGCGCCGCGAGCCAGGCGGTGGTCGCTGCCCTGGTCCTCACCCACCACGCCGCCATCCCTTGCTGA
- a CDS encoding protealysin inhibitor emfourin — MTDGGLAATVLADLPPQVLDTDTLPDGAAAEMHRLVSAAARSVAEGTEEPSSLARDAMSYSITVEEGGHASVLVQSDTTMSAEFAALLRRLRQHTARQ; from the coding sequence GTGACAGACGGAGGGCTCGCTGCCACAGTTCTCGCCGACCTTCCGCCGCAGGTCCTGGACACGGACACCCTGCCCGACGGAGCCGCTGCCGAGATGCACCGATTGGTGTCCGCAGCCGCCCGGTCGGTGGCGGAAGGTACCGAGGAACCCTCCAGCCTCGCGCGGGACGCCATGAGCTACTCCATCACGGTTGAGGAGGGCGGCCACGCGTCCGTCCTGGTGCAGTCGGATACGACCATGTCCGCCGAGTTCGCGGCGTTGCTGCGACGGCTCAGGCAACATACCGCCCGGCAGTGA
- a CDS encoding class I SAM-dependent DNA methyltransferase, whose protein sequence is MTSSELWTRATADRYDAEETTMSSAAVLGPTLAFLAELAGEGRALEFAIGTGRVGVPLRERGVPVAGIELSEHMTARLRRKIDEEALPVTVGDMATTVVDGAFTLVYLVYNTITNLLTQDEQVECFRNAARHLAPGGRFVVELNVPPLRFLPPGQVAVPFDVSERHLGFDTFDLVEQVLVSHHLTRDGDDDGRYRRDASRHRYAWPAELDLMARIAGLEPERRVADWDGSPFTQDSTKHISVWRKPL, encoded by the coding sequence ATGACGAGCAGCGAACTGTGGACGCGAGCGACCGCCGACCGCTACGACGCCGAGGAGACCACGATGTCCTCGGCCGCCGTGCTCGGGCCCACGCTCGCCTTCCTCGCCGAGCTCGCCGGTGAGGGCCGGGCGCTGGAGTTCGCCATCGGGACGGGACGGGTCGGCGTCCCGCTCCGGGAACGCGGCGTGCCGGTCGCGGGCATCGAACTGTCCGAGCACATGACGGCACGGCTACGGCGCAAGATCGACGAGGAAGCCCTCCCGGTGACCGTCGGGGACATGGCCACCACCGTCGTCGACGGCGCGTTCACCCTGGTCTATCTCGTCTACAACACCATCACGAACCTGCTCACACAGGACGAGCAGGTCGAGTGCTTCCGCAACGCCGCACGTCATCTGGCGCCCGGCGGCCGATTCGTCGTCGAGCTGAACGTACCGCCGCTGCGGTTCCTGCCGCCCGGCCAGGTCGCGGTGCCGTTCGACGTGTCCGAGCGGCATCTCGGCTTCGACACCTTCGACCTCGTCGAGCAGGTCCTCGTCTCCCACCACCTCACCCGCGACGGCGACGACGACGGCCGCTACCGCCGCGACGCCTCCCGGCACCGGTACGCCTGGCCGGCCGAGCTCGACCTGATGGCACGGATCGCCGGGCTCGAGCCGGAACGCCGCGTCGCCGACTGGGACGGGTCACCGTTCACCCAGGACTCCACGAAGCACATCTCGGTGTGGCGCAAGCCGCTCTGA